AAGGATGCCGTTGCTGTCGGGGCTAAGGGTTTTGGTTTCAATTGGGCTAGATCCATCAAAATACTATTTTTCATTTCATGACCTAATACCAATACCATGATTAATAAAAAAGTATCCTCCGTTCAAGAAGCGCTTCAAGGCATTGAAGATGGCATGACACTCCTTTTGGGTGGCTTCGGTTTGTGCGGCATTCCCGAAAATGCTATTGCTGAACTCGTTCAAAAACAAACCAAAAACTTGACCTGTATTTCCAACAACGCAGGTGTTGATGACTTTGGGTTAGGCCTATTGTTACAACACAAACAAATCAAAAAAATGATTTCTTCCTATGTGGGAGAAAACGCCGAATTTGAACGCCAAATGCTTTCTGGCGAACTCGAAGTGGAGCTCATTCCACAAGGCACTTTGGCCGAACGTTGCCGCGCAGCCCAAAACGGAATTCCAGCTTTTTTCACTCCGGCAGGTTATGGGACGGAAGTAGCAAACGGCAAAGAAACTCGAGAATTCAATGGAAAAATGCATGTTTTAGAGCATGCTTTCCAAGCCGATTTTTCCATTGTAAAAGCATGGAAAGGTGATACAGCAGGTAATTTAATTTTTAAAGGAACTGCACGTAATTTTAATCCGTGTATGGCAGGTGCCGCAAAAATCACCATTGCCGAAGTCGAAGAATTAGTCAAAGCCGGCACTTTAGATCCGAACCAAATTCACACACCAGGCATATTTGTGCAACGCATTTTTCAAGGAGAAAAATTTGAAAAAAGAATTGAACAACGAACCGTTCGAAAAAAATAATTTGAAAATTATTCAATTTGAAAATTTGAAAATAAATGGCACTAGATAAAAATCAAATCGCAAAACGAATCGCGCAAGAAGTTAAAGACGGCTACTATGTAAACCTAGGAATTGGTATTCCAACCTTGGTGGCTAATTATGTGCGCAATGATATTTCAGTTGAATTTCAGTCAGAAAATGGCGTGTTGGGTATGGGCCCTTTCCCTTTTGAGGGTGAAGAAGATGCCGACTTAATCAACGCAGGAAAACAAACCATAACCACACTTGCTGGGGCCAGTTTTTTTGATTCGGCTCTAAGTTTTGGAATGATTAGAAGTCAAAAGGTCGATCTAACTATTTTAGGCGCTATGGAAGTGGATGAAAATGGCGATATTGCCAACTGGAAAATTCCAGGTAAAATGGTCAAAGGAATGGGAGGCGCGATGGACTTAGTCGCCTCTGCCGAAAATATCATCGTAGCCATGATGCACGTCAACAAAGCCGGCGAAAGTAAAATTCTTAAAAAATGTACGTTGCCGCTAACAGGTGTAGGTTGTGTCAAAAAAATCGTAACCGAATTAGCCGTTATGGAAGTAACTCCAAAAGGATTCAAATTATTGGAACGCGCGCCAGGTGTTAGTGTTGAACATATAATTGCAAACACAGAAGCAAACCTCATTATTGAAGGAGAAATTCCTGAAATGCTAATTAACTAAACCAAAAATGAAAAAAAACCTACTAATTCTAGTTTTACTATTTTCTTTCATTGGCATACAAGCCCAAGAAAACGTTGACTTTTCTAAAAAGAAAGAAATCATTTCGCCAGAAATAAACGCAGATAATACGGTTACTTTTCGATTGGATGCCAAAAATGCCAAAGAAGTAAAAGTACAAGGAGACTGTATTCCTGAAGGTGGTTTTTTAACCAAAGGAGAAGACGAAATTTGGACCTTAACTACCAAAAAGCTCAATCCAGAATTGTACAGTTATTCATTTTATGTGGATGGCGTTAAAGCTTTCGACCCCAATAATGCCTTTTTAATTCGTGATGTGTCCACAGTGGTCAACGTATTTTTAGTAGGTGGTGGAAAAGCCGACTTATACAAGGTAACCGATGTGCCTCACGGAACGGTGGCCAAACGTTGGTACCACTCCCCAAAACTAGAAAGTACGCGTCGATTGACTGTTTATACTCCTGCAGGTTATGAGAATGGGAAACAAAAATACCCCGTTTTGTATTTAATGCACGGTGCTGGTGGCGATGAAAACGCATGGATGGAATTGGGTCGTACGGCACAAATCATGGACAACTTAATTGCTCAAGGCAAAGCAAAGCCGATGATCGTGGTAATGACGAATGGTAATGCTGATCAAACCGCCACTCCAGGTGAATCTAGTGAAGGATTTGTGAAACCCATTTTTATGCGTCCTGCAACTTTTGCAGGTAAAACAGAGGCGGCTTTTGGAGACATCATCCAATTTATTGAAGGCAATTATCGTGTAAAGAAAGAAAAAGCAGCTCGTGCCATTGCAGGACTTTCTATGGGTGGTATGCACAGTTTAGTCATCTCGGCAAATTATCCTAACACCTTCGATTATGTTGGTGTATTTTCTTCGGCCCTATTACAACCTAAAGATTCGCAAGCAGCAGTGTATGCTGATTTTACTGCCAAACTAAAAGCACAAAGAGACAATGGATATAAATTGTATTGGATCGGCATTGGCAACTCAGACTTCCTTTTTGAAAAATCTAACGAATACCGTAAACTACTAGACAGCTTACAATTCAAATACGAGTATCACGAAACTTCTGGAGGCCATACTTGGTCGAATTGGCGTGATTACTTATCAGAGTTTGCTCCCTTGTTATTTCAATAAAACAAAAAACCCGCTAAATATAGCGGGTTTTTTGTTTTATAAAGTAGGTTATAAATTCTCAAAGAAGTCATTCCCTTTATCATCGGTAATAATGAATGCTGGGAAATCTTTTACGGTAATTTTACGCACCGCTTCCATACCCAATTCTTCAAAGTCTACTACTTCTACCTTCAAGATGTTGTCTTGAGCCAAAATAGCGGCTGGGCCTCCAATAGAACCTAAATAGAATCCGCCATACGTTTTACAGGCATCCATTACCTGTTTGGTACGGTTTCCTTTGGCTAACATAATCATGCTACCACCTGCTTTTTGGAACTCTTCTACATACACATCCATACGGCCAGCAGTTGTAGGTCCAAAACTTCCAGATGGCATTCCGTCTGGTGTTTTAGCAGGTCCTGCATAATAAATTGGATGGTTTTTAAAGTAGTCCGGCATTGGTTTACCGGCATCCAATAATTCTTTGATTTTAGCATGCGCAATATCGCGCGCTACGATCAAAGTCCCGTTCAATTTCAAACGGGTTTTGATTGGGTATTGTGACAAATCTTTTAAAATATCTGCCATTGGTCGGTTCAAATCGACCTCAACTGGTGCTTCTAAATGCGGCGGCGTTGCCGGTAAAAATTGTTGCGGATTGGTTTCCAATTGCTCTAAGAAAATCCCCTCTTTAGTGATTTTCCCTTTGATGTTTCTATCGGCAGAACACGAAACGCCTAATCCAACTGGACAAGAAGCAGCGTGACGTGGCAAACGAATCACTCGTACATCATGAGCAAAATATTTTCCACCAAATTGAGCTCCAATGGAACTCTCTTGGCAAAATTCCAATACTTTTTTCTCCCATTCTAAGTCGCGAAAAGCCTGACCTGCCATGTTTCCTGAAGTAGGCAAATGATCGAAATACCCTGCTGAAGCTTTTTTGACAGCGGCCAAATTCGCTTCGGCAGAAGTGCCTCCAATGACCAACGCTAAATGATAAGGAGGACAAGCTGAAGTTCCTAAATCTTTGATTTTTTGGCGAACGAAAGTCTCCATCGATTTTTCGTTCAACAAGGATTTAGTTTGTTGGTACAAAAAGGTTTTGTTAGCAGAACCTCCTCCTTTTGCTAAAAACAAAAACTCATACGAGGCTCCTTTTTTAGCATAAATATCGATTTGTGCCGGCAAATTGGATCCTGAGTTTTTTTCTTCAAACATCGAAATTGGAACAATTTGAGAGTATCGCAAATTTTTGTTTTGGTAGGTGTTGAATATTCCTTTCGACAACCATTCGGCATCATCGGCTCCTGTGTATACATTTTCACCTTTTTTAGCCATCACAATCGCCGTTCCGGTATCTTGACATGAAGGCAGTTGCCCTTCTACGGCTACCACGGCATTTTGCAATAAGTTGTACGCCACAAAACGATCGTTATCTGTCGCTTCGGGATCGTTCAAAATGTTATTCAGTTTTTGTAAATGCGCGGTACGCAACATAAACGACACATCGTTCATGGCTTCTTGCGCTAATAATTCCAATCCTTTTGGATCAACCGTTAGAATTTCTCTATTTCCTAATTGTTCTACTATTACAAAGTCAGTAGTCAATTTTTTGTAGTTTGTATCGTCTTTTAAAATAGGATACGGGTCTTGATATATAAAGTCCATTATTGAATTTTTAGAGGAGTAAAGTTACGTAATGTTTGACATTTACCCTTGTATTAATTTGCTAAATTACTATACTTTGTGTGAGTATTTTGAGCTTCTGATCTTTGCAGGATTAGAGGTCTAAAAGAACCAACTTGCCACAAAAATGGCAGTGATCACACAAATTACATCCACCAAAAGCATGGTGCCTAATGCATAGCGTGTGTTTTTAATATTGACCGAGCCAAAATACACTGCAATCACATAAAAAGTACTTTCGGCACTGCATTGAAAAATACTACTCAAACGTCCTGTTAACGAATCGGCTCCAAAAGTATTCATAGAATCGATTAAAAAACCACGGGATCCAGCCGAACTAAATGGGCGTAACATGGCTACAGGAAGTGCATCGGTAATTTCTTTATTGACACCCATATTAGAAAAAATAAAGGCAATCCAATTGCTAATGATTTCAAACAAACCGCTATTTCTAAATAAAGAAATCGCTACCAACATCGCTAAAACATAAGGAAAAATAACGACTCCTGTTTTGATTCCGTTGTTAGCTCCAACCACGAATGATTCAAAAACGGTGGTGTTGGCTTCGGTGAATTTTTTCTCTTTGACAAAAGAAAAGACCAAGGTAAAAGCAATGATTGCAATCAAAATTAAGGCAGAAAGATTGCTGGTGAAATAGTTTTTGCCAATCAAATCCAATTGGTTCACATAGAATAACAAACCAATAATAGCTGCAATTAATACCATTAATGAGACTACTAAAGAAGCGCTTTTGAAATTGATTTTTTGTTTAATCCCTACGATTAAAAAAGCGGTAATAGTTCCAATAAATGACGTAATAATACAGGGTAGCATGACATCGGCTGGGTTGCTCGCATTCGCTGCCGCACGATAGCCAATAATAGACGTAGCAATTAAAGTAAGACCAGAGGCATGCAAACACATGAACATGATTTGCGCATCGCTCGCCTTGTCTTTTTCCGGATTGAGTTCTTGTAAACTTTCCATTGCTTTCAAACCAAAGGGAGTAGCTGCCGAATCCAATCCAAGGAAATTAGCGGCAAAATTTAAGGTCATGTACGAAATGGAAGGATGATTTTCTGGAACAGAAGGAAATACTTTGACAAATACCGGACTCAATATTTGGGCTAATTTTCCAGAAGCGCCTGATATAATTAGCAATTCCATCAAGCCACAAAAGAAGGCTAAATAAGCAATAAGAGGCAAAATCAAATCGACTAAAGTGCTTTTACAAGTGGCCAATAAACCGTCTGATTTTTGAACGCCACTGTAGATTTTTACGGTTTTATTTTGGTACACATAAGTAGTGTCGGAATTGATAACCATCGTTTGATCTGGTGCTTTAGTAATGCTGTCTTTTATTACGGCTGGAACTTGTTCCAAATACTTTTCAGCCACTAAAATAGGATCGTCTTTTTTTCCGTTTAATAAATGATCAATTGTATAATTGTCACCCGAAAACAAACTAAAAACGATAAAGGCAATAGAGGAAATAAAAATGACCAACCAAAATCTACTTAATACCATAATTTATATTTTTTGTAAATGTAATAAATCAATTGCAATGTCAAATTGCAACCAAGAGTTTGTCATTAGTCTTTATGTCGTATCATTTTTTTAATCAACGCAATTTGTCCCAAATGATAATGCGTGTGTTCAATTATTCCTAACAAATTTCTGAAGTAATTCCCGTATTTTTCATCTGAGAATACTTCAAATAATTTCGATTCCTCCAATTTTTCAATTTCATTTGCAAATTGTTCTGCTTCGTCTAACGCTTTTTGAACTAAATGCTCCCATTCTTCCTGAGAAGTAATTGTTGGACAATCAAAACTGAATTTATCGCTTGCGTTCAAAGGCTCGCCTTGTAACACTCTTGCTACTGGATTTATATAATAATTAATGTGAAAAAGCAAGGTGGCAATCGTGTTGCTGTCTTGGTATTGGGTAGTGGCTTCTTGCCAAGTAATATCGGCCAATGTGTCTTTCAAGTTGACAAAAGTCCAATTGCCTCCAAAATGAACATCTCTACAATGTTTGGCTAGTTGTTGGGTTGTATTCATAAGATTACTAAATTAAACATGACTAATTTCGTCTTCAATCAATAAGTCTTCGCGGCGCAAGCGAAGGAAAATCTGTGCAACGGCAATCGTATCTTTTTCGCAATAGGTCACAATGCGGTCGATGTCTTTTTCTACATAATACACATGTCCTACCTGACTGCCGTCGATATCGCCTTTTGAGGAGGGAATTCCCAACACCTTACACATTAATTTCAAGGAAGTGAAATGCTTGTAATCGCCAAATTTCCACAATTCCAAAGTATCTAAATGCGGAATTTCCCAAGGTTTTTTGCCAAATAAATTCAGCTTGTTTGGAATGGGAATTTGGTTAATGATCATGCGGCGCGCCAAAAACGGAATATCAAATTCTTTGGCGTTATGCCCGCACAAAATATGTTGGGCTTGATTGAAATGATTGTTCAACAGATTATTAAAATCGCGCAAGATTTTCTTTTCGTCTCCAAAAAAAGAAGTCACTCTAAAATTACGGATGTCTCCTTTCACTACAAAATAGCCTACAGAAACGCAAACAATTTTGCCAAACTCAGCCCAAATTCCAGCGCGATCGTAAAACTCTTCGGGGCTAAAATCGTCTTTGCGTTGGTATTGGGTTTTCTGTTCCCAAAGCGTTTTCATTTCGTCGTCAAGCGAATGGAAATGTGCTTCTTCTGGAACGGTCTCGATGTCTAAAAAGAGAATGTGATTGAGGTTAATTTTTTCGATCATGGGATATAGGGGTTTGAGGGTTATGGTGTTTGTATTTTAAATAACTAAATTAATGAAATGTCTTTATTTTAGGAAAAAACCTTTCTAATTTGTTCTTAGTCAAAAAGGCTTTGTTGTGTACTTGGATTTTCGTGTTCGAGCAACCACTTTTTTCGCCATAAGCCTCCGGCATAACCCGTCAGCGAACCATCAGTTCCAATGACGCGATGGCAAGGCACTACAATCCACAAAGGATTTTTACCATTGGCCGAAGCAACCGCGCGAATCGCTTTGACATCGCCGAGTTGTTTGGCCAATTCCAAATAACTCATGGTTTTGCCAAAAGGGATTTCGCACAATCCTTTCCATACTTTTTGTTGAAACTCGGTTCCGGCGGGATTGATTGGAAAATCAAAATGGTTGCGATGTCCTTCAAAATAGGCTTGCAATTGTGTTACCGCTTCTTGTAGCACTAACGGAATGACTTCGGAAACCAACCCTTCTTCAGCAATTGCGATTTTTGCAATTCCCTTTTCGTCTCCTGTGATAGTGGCAATCCCTAAAGGGGTTTTGATGCTAGCTGTTTCCATTGGATAAAGATAAATGATTTTGGTACAAAATAAAAAACCACTCGAGTCATCGAATGGTTTGATATTTAGCCCTGATAGTAGCGGCATCCTTTGCTGCCGGTTTTGGGCAGGAAAGATAGAGCGAATAGCAGGATAAGCTTCTTATTTATTTAATAATATTGCGGCTTCTTTGGCAAAATAGGTCGAAATCAAACTAGCTCCGGCACGCTTGATGCACATCAATTGTTCCATCATGATTTTGTCGTTGTCGAGCCAACCTCTTTCGGCGGCAGCTTTGATCATTGCATATTCGCCAGAGACATGAAATACGGTTACGGGAACATTCACGGCATTTTTTACTTCGCGAACGATATCTAAGTAGGCAATTCCGGGTTTTACCATCACCATATCGGCACCTTCTTCAACATCCCAAAGGACTTCTTTGATGGCTTCGATGCGGTTGGCATAATCCATTTGGTAGGTTTTTTTGTCTTTAGGAACCACAACATCTGATTCTCTTGGCGCACTGTCTAAGGCGTCGCGGAACGGACCATAAAATGCCGACGCATACTTGGCCGAATAGCTCATGATCCCCACATTTTCGAATCCTGCCGCGTCCAAACCTTGTCGCAAACGCAAAACGCGTCCGTCCATCATATCGCTTGGCGCTACAAAGTCGGCTCCCGCTTGTGCATGAGAAACCGCCATTTTTACCAACGCCTCGTTAGTTGCATCATTGGCTACATCGCCCTTTTCAATGATTCCGTCGTGACCGTAAATCGAATACGGATCCAAGGCCACATCTGGCATTACAATCATTTCTGGACAAGCCACTTTGATGGCACGAATGGCTTGTTGCATCAATCCGTTGGGATTCCAAGCTTCTTTGCCTGTATTGTCTTTTAGATCTTCGCTTACTTTCACGTAGATATTTACGGCACGAATGCCTAAAGCAAATAATTCTAGGACCTCATTTACGGTTAAATCAATCGAACGACGATAAATTCCTGGCATCGATGGGATTTCGACTTGGTTATTTTCTCCTTCGGCGATAAACATGGGAAACATAAAATCGGCTGGACTTAATGTCGTTTCACGAACTAAAGAACGAATGCTTTCGTTCAAGCGTAATCTTCTACCTCTTTGTAATGGGAACATATCTTTTAGTTTGTTTTTAGTATTTTGTGCGAACCGTCACATTGCGGCATTTTTTTCGAAAGCCCGCAAGTACAATCCGTCATTCCTTTTCCGTCTATAATTTGATCTGTAAATTTATTAATTCTTGAAAATCTTGTCTCAGCATGTTTTGCTGCAGCAAAAAACAAATGATAGGCTCTTTGTCTTCCCGGTGTTAAAGACTCAAAAGCAACTTTAAGTTTAGGGTTTTTAGTAAAAGCAATTTCAAGTTCTTCAATACATTCAAATTTTGCCTCAGTCGTTTTTACAATTTTAACCCCTATTTTTTCAAGCTCAATTGCTTGATGAATGTAATTACTGATCGCATTTTCCTTCTTATCTAACTCTTTAATTTCAGATAATTTTATCATTCTAACATTTTGGGTGTTATCCCCTGGCTTTTCTAATATTTCATACGAATCATGAATGAACGATCCTTTGAAAAACGAAATTCCGAACGAATTCTTAAAATTGAAAATCATACAAACATTCTTATTTTGAAAGGTGTAACAAGGAGCATTCCATTTAAGTTCTTCCTTTAAATCAGCTTGAAGCACGATAGATCGTAAACGATTTAACTCTTCTTTTCTAATTTTCTGTTCTTCAAAATAGTGGTCTAAATCGGCATTCATAACTACAATTTGTCTATAAAAAATTAAAATGCTAATAGTATTAATTTCAAAGTAGCGTTATTAATCAATCCGCATTTTCTGATCTATTTAAATCCAATTTTTAGGATTTTCTAATACTTTTATTACTTTTTCTTCTTCACTTCCGGCCACTGGATGATGGTCGTAATGCCATTGCACATGGGGAGGTAAAGACATTAAAATACTTTCTATTCGGCCATTGGTTTTTAAGCCAAATAAAGTGCCTTTGTCGTGTACCAAGTTAAATTCGACATAACGTCCACGGCGAATTTCTTGCCAAGTTCGTTGTTCAGCGGTATACGGCAAGTCTTTTCTTTTGGCTACGATAGGCAAATAGGCATCAAGGAAGGAATCCCCCACTTCAGTAACAAAGTGGTACCAATCTTCCATCGATTGTTCTTCGGTTGCCTTCAAATAATCGAAGAATAATCCGCCTACTCCTCGCGCTTCATTGCGATGCGCGTTCCAAAAATAGGCATCGCATTGTTTTTTATATTTCGGATAAAACTCCCAATTATGTTTGTCACAAGCCGTTTTACAGGTTTGGTGAAAATGTGTTGCATCTTCTTCAAACAAATAATACGGAGTTAAATCTTGGCCTCCGCCAAACCAACTATTAATTACCTTTCCATTGTCGTCATACATTTCAAAATAACGCCAATTCGCATGAACCGTGGGCACCATGGGATTTTTGGGATGAATGACCAAACTCAATCCGCAGGCAAAAAAATCGGCTTCACCCACATTGAATAATTTTTGCATAGAGTCGGGTAATTTACCGTGAACTGCTGAAATGTTGACGCCGCCTTTTTCAAAAACGTTCCCGTTTTCAATGATACGCGTTCTTCCACCACCGCCTTCGGGTCTGTCCCAAAGATCTTCACGAAATTTAGCCACGCCATCTAGTTCCTCTAATCCTTTACAGATTTGATCTTGTAAGTTTTGTATGTATTGGTAAAATTGGTCTTTCATTTTTTTAACCTTAAAGCTAATTGTGTTCTGCCGATTCACAACAGTTGTGCGTAGTTCTTCTTATTTTTTCTTACAATATATTTTACTTTCTTTAAGTTTAAATCCAACTTTCGAATATAAATTTATTGCAGCCAATCTATGGTCTTCGGTAAATAGAAGTATTTCAGAAAGTTCTTTTTTTTCACCTACTTCAACTAATAAATTTATTAGTTTTCTTCCTATCCCTTTTCCACGTGAAGCTGAGTCTACAACTACATCCTCTATCCAACCCTTATTTCCAGATATAACTTTGTAAGTACACATTAATGCAATTCCTATTATTTTATTATTATCCTCACAATATGCAACTGTAATTTGGTTTTTATCATCCAATATTTCTTCAAGATCTAACTGAATTTTGTTTGGACTTAATTGACGGAATAATTCAGAAACTTGCTCTTTAATGTCTATGTTTAAATCGTTTTTGTTTAAAATAGCTGCTTTCATTTCTTTTAAAGTGTTTTAAACAATACAGTTTTATTAAGATAAATATTTAGAATTAAGTACAATTATCTGCTTTTAGCTTATTTATTGTACTCTTTAACTGCTTCCACAAACGCCTTTGCGTGATCCACCGGGATATTAGGTAAAATTCCGTGTCCTAAGTTGACGATGTAATTGTCCTTGCCAAATTCATCAATCATTTCGTGTACCATTTTTTTGATGGTTGGAATTGGTGATAACAAACGACTTGGGTCAAAATTTCCTTGTAACGTAATATTTCCTCCTGTTAAATAACGAGCGTTTCTTGGTGAACAGGTCCAGTCAACTCCTAAAGCTGACGCTTTCGATTTGGCCATATCACTTAAAGCAAACCAACAGCCTTTTCCAAAAACAATCACTTTGGTTTCGTCTGCCAAAGCTTCTACAATTTGATTGATGTATTGCCAAGAAAATTCTTGATAATCTACCGGAGACAACATGCCGCCCCAAGAATCAAAAATCTGAATGGCATTACAACCCGCTTTTACTTTTTCTTTCAAATATAAAATCGTGGTGTCGGTAATTTTTTGCAACAAAGTATGCGCCGCTACTGGATTGGAAAAACAAAATCCTTTAGCCGTATCAAAACTTTTAGAACCTTTTCCTTCTACAGCATAACAAAAAATGGTCCATGGTGAACCTGCGAAACCAATCAAAGGCACCTCATCGTTCAACATTTCTTTGGTCAATTTGATAGCATCAAAAACATAGCCTAAGGTTTCATTGACATCTGGAACAAATACTTGATTCACTTGTTCCATGGTGCGAATTGGATTCGGAATTATCGGACCTAAATTGTCTTTTAATTCCACGTGAATTCCCATAGCTCTTGGTACTACCAAAATATCAGAAAACAAAATCGCTGCGTCGGGTTTC
This sequence is a window from Flavobacterium ammoniigenes. Protein-coding genes within it:
- the hemE gene encoding uroporphyrinogen decarboxylase, with the protein product MIKNDLFLRALNNEKVERPPVWMMRQAGRYLPEFRALRDKYDFFTRCETPELAAEITVQPIRIVKPDAAILFSDILVVPRAMGIHVELKDNLGPIIPNPIRTMEQVNQVFVPDVNETLGYVFDAIKLTKEMLNDEVPLIGFAGSPWTIFCYAVEGKGSKSFDTAKGFCFSNPVAAHTLLQKITDTTILYLKEKVKAGCNAIQIFDSWGGMLSPVDYQEFSWQYINQIVEALADETKVIVFGKGCWFALSDMAKSKASALGVDWTCSPRNARYLTGGNITLQGNFDPSRLLSPIPTIKKMVHEMIDEFGKDNYIVNLGHGILPNIPVDHAKAFVEAVKEYNK